Proteins encoded together in one Hymenobacter monticola window:
- a CDS encoding response regulator — protein sequence MRSVLLVEDDLFDTMTAEKSFAKFNVPHQLHTAFNGEEALDLLLGRNGTEALRPLPEVILLDLNMPRMNGVEFLTELRANPDFQHIPVFITTTSSMDVDRLNTEELGISGYILKPLDFETGTDLSDSLSLLEKLLN from the coding sequence ATGCGTTCTGTTTTACTCGTCGAAGACGACCTTTTTGATACCATGACGGCGGAGAAGTCCTTCGCCAAATTCAACGTGCCGCACCAGCTGCACACCGCGTTCAACGGCGAAGAAGCCCTCGACCTGCTGCTGGGCCGCAACGGCACCGAGGCCCTGCGCCCGCTGCCCGAAGTCATTTTGCTCGACTTGAACATGCCGCGCATGAACGGCGTCGAATTCCTGACCGAGCTGCGTGCCAACCCCGATTTTCAGCACATTCCGGTGTTCATCACCACCACGTCGAGCATGGACGTGGACCGGCTGAACACCGAGGAGCTGGGCATCAGCGGCTACATTCTCAAGCCCCTGGACTTTGAAACCGGCACCGACCTCTCCGACAGCCTAAGCCTGCTGGAGAAGCTGCTGAACTAA